Proteins encoded in a region of the Schistocerca serialis cubense isolate TAMUIC-IGC-003099 chromosome 6, iqSchSeri2.2, whole genome shotgun sequence genome:
- the LOC126484864 gene encoding collagen alpha-1(VIII) chain-like, translated as MRAPGFLGENAPCGGPGFPGEYVPCEGPGFPGEYAPCEGPGFPSEYAPCEAPGFPSEYAPCEGPGFPGEYAPCEAPGFPSEYAPCELQVSSATTRHAKVQVSPASFHSEYAPCEGPGFPCEYAPCEAPGFPSEYAPCEAPGFLSEYAPCEGPGFPSEYAPCKAPGFPICAKLGKPGALHGVYPPGKPGTLHCSYPLGKPGALHSAYLLGKPGALHGVYPPGKPGALHDTYKPSKPGAFDCTFPLGKLGALHGAYLPGRAGAFHGV; from the exons ATGCGAGCTCCAGGTTTCCTCGGCGAGAACGCGCCATGCGGAGGTCCAGGTTTCCCCGGCGAGTATGTGCCATGCGAAGGTCCAGGTTTCCCCGGCGAGTACGCGCCATGCGAAGGTCCAGGTTTCCCCAGCGAATACGCGCCATGCGAAGCTCCAGGTTTCCCCAGCGAGTATGCACCATGTGAAGGTCCAGGTTTCCCCGGCGAGTATGCGCCATGCGAAGCTCCAGGTTTCCCCAGCGAGTATGCACCATGCGAGCTCCAGGTTTCCTCGGCGACAACGCGCCATGCGAAGGTTCAGGTTTCCCCGGCGA GTTTCCATAGCGAGTACGCGCCATGCGAAGGTCCAGGTTTCCCCTGCGAGTACGCGCCATGCGAAGCTCCAGGTTTCCCCAGCGAGTATGCACCATGTGAAGCTCCAGGTTTCCTCAGCGAGTACGCACCATGCGAAGGTCCTGGTTTCCCCAGTGAGTATGCACCATGCAAAGCTCCAGGTTTTCCCA TATGCGCCAAGCTGGGGAAACCTGGAGCTTTGCATGGTGTGTACCCACCGGGTAAACCTGGAACATTGCATTGCTCGTACCCGCTGGGGAAACCTGGAGCTTTGCATAGCGCATACCTGCTGGGTAAACCTGGAGCTTTGCATGGCGTGTACCCGCCGGGTAAACCTGGAGCTTTGCATGACACATACAAGCCAAGTAAACCGGGAGCTTTTGATTGCACGTTCCCACTGGGTAAACTTGGAGCTTTGCATGGTGCATACCTGCCAGGTAGAGCTGGAGCATTTCATGGCGTGTAG